Proteins found in one Arthrobacter pascens genomic segment:
- the fdhA gene encoding formaldehyde dehydrogenase, glutathione-independent, with translation MTGNKAVAYKEPGKVELIDIDYPSFDLKDGPGVNPANVGRSVPHGVILKTVATNICGSDQHMVRGRTTAPPNLVLGHEITGEVVEVGPGVEFIKEGDICSVPFNIACGRCRNCKERKTGICLNVNPDRPGSAYGYVDMGGWVGGQANYVLVPYADWNLLKFPDKDQALEKILDLAMLSDIFPTGFHGAVSAGVGVGSTVYVAGAGPVGLAAATSAHLLGAAVVIVGDLNGDRLAKARSFGCETVDLTMGGPAEQIEQILGVPEVDCGVDAVGFEARGHGHDAKEAPATVLNSLMEITAAGGALGIPGLYVTGDPGGVDEAAKKGALSLSLGTGWAKSLSFTTGQCPVMKYNRQLMMAILHDKVSIAKNVNAKAITLEEAPQGYAEFDAGAATKYVLNPNGYLS, from the coding sequence ATGACTGGGAACAAAGCCGTTGCCTACAAGGAACCAGGCAAGGTTGAGCTGATCGATATCGACTACCCAAGTTTCGATTTGAAGGACGGTCCGGGCGTTAACCCGGCGAACGTGGGGCGTTCGGTACCTCACGGGGTCATCCTCAAAACAGTGGCCACCAACATCTGCGGTTCGGACCAGCACATGGTCCGCGGGCGCACCACCGCCCCGCCCAACCTGGTTCTGGGGCACGAGATCACCGGCGAGGTGGTGGAGGTGGGGCCCGGCGTCGAGTTCATCAAAGAGGGAGACATCTGTTCGGTCCCCTTCAACATCGCCTGCGGCCGGTGCCGGAACTGCAAGGAACGCAAGACCGGCATCTGCCTGAACGTTAATCCGGACCGGCCGGGCAGTGCCTACGGCTACGTGGACATGGGCGGCTGGGTGGGCGGCCAGGCCAACTACGTGCTGGTTCCCTACGCGGACTGGAACCTGCTGAAGTTTCCGGACAAGGATCAGGCCCTGGAGAAGATCTTGGACTTGGCCATGCTCTCGGACATCTTCCCCACGGGCTTCCACGGCGCCGTCTCGGCCGGGGTGGGCGTGGGTTCCACGGTGTACGTGGCGGGCGCCGGTCCTGTTGGACTGGCCGCGGCCACCAGCGCGCACCTGCTGGGTGCCGCCGTCGTGATTGTGGGGGACCTGAACGGGGACCGGCTGGCGAAGGCGCGCAGCTTTGGCTGCGAAACCGTTGACCTGACCATGGGCGGGCCGGCGGAGCAGATCGAGCAGATCCTGGGCGTCCCGGAAGTGGATTGCGGCGTGGACGCGGTGGGCTTCGAAGCGCGCGGCCACGGCCACGACGCCAAGGAGGCACCTGCCACCGTGCTGAACTCGCTGATGGAAATCACCGCGGCCGGCGGTGCGCTGGGCATTCCCGGGCTTTACGTCACGGGTGATCCCGGCGGCGTGGACGAAGCCGCCAAGAAGGGCGCGCTGAGCCTGAGCCTGGGCACCGGCTGGGCCAAGTCGCTCAGCTTCACCACCGGACAATGCCCGGTCATGAAGTACAACCGGCAACTGATGATGGCCATCCTGCATGACAAGGTGAGCATCGCCAAGAACGTGAACGCGAAGGCGATCACTTTGGAGGAGGCGCCCCAGGGCTATGCCGAGTTCGACGCCGGCGCGGCCACCAAGTACGTCCTCAACCCCAACGGGTATCTCAGCTGA
- a CDS encoding MFS transporter has translation MTAQPPKIRRLRVPDINVVNHRTLKKALGGTIVGNTMEWYDVGVFGYLITTMGPVFLPEADKAVQNLFLLGTFGATFIARPLGGVFFGWLGDKIGRQKVLAMTLMLMAAATFAVGLLPGYAVLGIWAAILLVVTKLIQGFSTGGEYAGATTFVCEHSPDRRRGFFVSFLDMGSYLGFALGAALVSVLQLTLGQDQMEAWGWRIPFLVAGPLGIIAIYFRLKIEESPTFQATLEQEEEAARHPETGEVIGPVGPVGIFKEHWRRIVLAMILVAAANTVGYALTSYMPTYLTTNKGYDEIHGTLLTIPVLVVMSLCIPFTGHLSDKIGRRPVLWIGAVSTVVFAIPAFLLLSIGTVPATLTGLALVAFPVTFFVANLASALPAIFPTAHRYAAMGIAYNFAVAIFGGTTPFIIASLIQATGNDMMPAYYLMATSAIAAVTIYFLPESARRHLPGSMPSVDSDEAARELVATQDDNPLLEMDSLPFDSSYEAARAAHAEPQGRPGER, from the coding sequence ATGACCGCACAGCCCCCGAAGATCCGCCGCCTCCGCGTGCCGGACATCAACGTCGTTAACCACCGGACGCTGAAGAAAGCGCTCGGCGGCACCATCGTCGGCAACACCATGGAGTGGTACGACGTCGGTGTGTTCGGCTACCTGATCACCACCATGGGCCCGGTGTTCCTGCCCGAAGCGGACAAAGCCGTACAGAACCTGTTCCTGTTGGGAACCTTCGGTGCCACGTTTATTGCCCGCCCTTTGGGCGGGGTGTTCTTCGGCTGGCTGGGTGACAAGATCGGCCGCCAGAAGGTGCTGGCCATGACCCTGATGCTCATGGCGGCGGCGACGTTCGCCGTCGGCCTCCTGCCGGGCTACGCAGTGCTGGGCATCTGGGCCGCCATACTTCTCGTGGTCACCAAGCTGATCCAGGGGTTTTCCACCGGCGGTGAGTACGCCGGCGCCACCACGTTCGTCTGTGAACATTCGCCGGACAGGCGCCGGGGCTTCTTCGTCAGTTTCCTGGACATGGGCAGCTACCTTGGCTTCGCCCTTGGCGCGGCTCTGGTCTCCGTTCTTCAGCTGACGCTGGGACAGGACCAGATGGAGGCGTGGGGCTGGCGCATTCCGTTCCTGGTGGCCGGTCCGCTCGGCATCATCGCCATCTACTTCCGGCTGAAGATTGAGGAGTCACCAACGTTCCAGGCAACCCTGGAACAGGAAGAGGAAGCCGCCCGCCATCCTGAGACCGGCGAGGTGATCGGGCCCGTGGGGCCGGTGGGCATTTTCAAGGAGCACTGGCGCAGGATCGTGCTGGCCATGATCCTGGTGGCTGCTGCCAACACGGTGGGCTACGCCCTCACGTCGTATATGCCGACGTACCTGACCACCAACAAGGGATACGACGAGATCCACGGCACGCTGCTGACCATCCCCGTCCTGGTGGTGATGTCTTTGTGCATCCCCTTCACCGGACACCTTTCGGACAAGATCGGGCGACGTCCCGTGCTCTGGATCGGTGCAGTCAGCACGGTGGTTTTTGCGATCCCAGCGTTCCTTCTGCTCTCGATAGGAACCGTTCCGGCCACCCTGACCGGCCTGGCCCTTGTCGCATTCCCGGTCACGTTCTTCGTTGCCAACCTCGCCTCGGCGCTGCCGGCGATCTTCCCCACGGCCCACCGCTACGCGGCCATGGGCATCGCCTACAACTTTGCCGTCGCCATCTTCGGCGGCACCACCCCGTTCATCATCGCCTCGCTCATCCAGGCGACGGGCAACGACATGATGCCCGCGTACTACCTGATGGCCACGTCGGCGATCGCTGCAGTCACCATTTACTTCCTGCCGGAATCCGCCCGGCGGCACCTGCCCGGGTCAATGCCCAGCGTGGACTCGGATGAAGCGGCCCGCGAACTGGTGGCGACGCAGGACGATAACCCTCTTCTGGAAATGGACTCGTTGCCGTTCGACAGCAGCTATGAGGCCGCGAGGGCGGCGCACGCGGAACCTCAGGGGAGGCCGGGGGAGCGCTGA
- a CDS encoding potassium channel family protein has product MDFEDALWTVVGAGLILLMLADVFHTLLYPHGSGPVGRTIMRGFWLLSRRSRGRASTIAAPLAMAAVIGAWAGLAAIGWALLYLPHLPQGFVYEQGVPQRGDFAEAVYISMVTLSTVGFGEIVAAHPLLRLVAAFQAVTGFGLLTATVTWILQTYPALSRRRAVAHHLNLFKEAAGPEGVTSLDPRHAAGLLESLARNVASVSIDLLSFHETYYFREVEPRGSLPATIAYAHQLASEAQHSENPELRFAGRMLHAALNDLAEVLRGKFGHPGTTSSEVFDSYALHHRHRQPREQDKE; this is encoded by the coding sequence ATGGACTTCGAGGACGCGCTCTGGACAGTGGTGGGCGCCGGGCTGATTCTGCTGATGCTCGCAGACGTCTTTCACACACTCCTCTATCCGCATGGCTCGGGTCCTGTGGGCCGGACGATCATGCGCGGATTCTGGCTCCTGTCGAGAAGGTCCAGGGGCCGGGCCTCCACCATCGCGGCACCCCTGGCAATGGCTGCCGTCATCGGCGCCTGGGCAGGCCTGGCAGCCATAGGGTGGGCCCTGCTGTACCTGCCACATCTGCCGCAAGGCTTCGTTTACGAACAGGGCGTGCCACAGCGGGGCGACTTCGCCGAAGCGGTCTACATCTCGATGGTCACTCTTTCCACCGTGGGATTCGGCGAAATTGTGGCAGCGCATCCACTGCTCAGACTCGTCGCGGCCTTCCAAGCCGTCACAGGTTTCGGGTTGCTGACGGCCACGGTCACCTGGATCCTGCAAACATACCCGGCCCTTAGCCGCCGCCGGGCCGTTGCCCACCACCTGAACCTGTTCAAGGAAGCGGCAGGTCCGGAGGGCGTAACGTCGCTGGATCCACGGCATGCCGCCGGGCTGCTCGAATCACTGGCCAGAAACGTGGCATCCGTCAGCATAGATTTGCTGTCGTTCCATGAAACGTACTACTTCCGCGAAGTCGAGCCGAGGGGTTCCCTGCCAGCAACCATTGCCTATGCCCACCAGCTGGCGTCGGAGGCCCAACACAGTGAAAACCCGGAACTCCGGTTTGCCGGACGGATGCTTCATGCAGCGCTAAACGATCTCGCGGAGGTCCTTCGCGGCAAATTCGGTCATCCAGGGACGACGTCGTCGGAGGTGTTTGACAGCTACGCGCTGCACCACAGACACCGACAGCCACGGGAACAGGACAAGGAATAG
- a CDS encoding endonuclease NucS domain-containing protein — protein sequence MAIEVGLWRVDDIPRRIPTTAMPLESKLERLILQDPEILETKLLLIGSQVPTGYGKFIDILGVDSEGTLHILELKRDRTPREVVAQTLDYASWVEGLGNEEVRNIFESGQPGKNFDEEFANRFDGAPVPDELNLTHVMTIVASDLDPSTERIVSYLNRSHGVPINAMIFRYFVDGGHEYLARTWLIDETATVPAGAGTKGSTRAAWNGQDWYVAFGIDGGSRSWADASRFGFVSAGGADWYSRTLKSLPVGARVFVHVPKRGYVGVGTVVGLAKPADDAELQIQGEMRPFRSLSLDAEYSHPDAGEGIDTAEYVVPVEWVHTVSLESACWREGMFANQNSACKLRNQFTIDELSRQFGLAASG from the coding sequence GTGGCAATAGAAGTAGGGCTGTGGCGGGTCGATGACATTCCGCGGAGAATTCCAACGACCGCCATGCCGCTGGAGTCGAAACTCGAGAGACTCATCCTCCAAGATCCGGAGATCCTGGAAACCAAGCTGCTTCTAATCGGCAGCCAGGTACCAACAGGATACGGAAAGTTCATCGACATTCTTGGTGTGGACTCAGAAGGAACCCTCCACATTCTGGAGTTGAAGAGGGACCGAACTCCGAGGGAGGTAGTTGCGCAGACTCTTGACTACGCCTCGTGGGTAGAAGGACTCGGCAACGAAGAAGTTCGAAACATCTTTGAAAGTGGGCAACCTGGAAAGAACTTTGACGAGGAGTTTGCGAATCGCTTCGACGGCGCTCCTGTTCCTGACGAATTGAATCTGACTCACGTCATGACCATCGTGGCCAGCGACTTGGATCCCAGCACTGAGCGAATCGTTTCGTACCTCAATCGCTCCCACGGTGTTCCGATAAACGCAATGATTTTTCGCTACTTCGTTGACGGCGGCCATGAGTACCTAGCGAGGACTTGGTTGATTGACGAAACGGCCACAGTCCCTGCAGGTGCAGGGACGAAAGGATCGACGCGGGCAGCCTGGAACGGCCAAGATTGGTATGTAGCTTTCGGGATTGATGGGGGCTCACGATCCTGGGCGGATGCGTCGAGGTTCGGATTTGTCTCCGCTGGTGGCGCAGATTGGTACTCCCGGACTTTGAAGAGCCTCCCTGTGGGGGCACGCGTCTTCGTTCATGTTCCAAAGAGGGGGTACGTCGGCGTGGGTACCGTTGTGGGGCTGGCAAAGCCCGCAGACGATGCTGAACTACAAATCCAAGGGGAGATGCGGCCCTTTCGCTCGCTCAGCCTCGATGCCGAGTATTCGCACCCGGATGCAGGCGAAGGTATAGACACGGCTGAGTACGTGGTCCCAGTCGAGTGGGTCCACACCGTGTCCCTCGAGAGCGCCTGCTGGCGCGAGGGTATGTTCGCCAACCAGAACAGCGCGTGCAAACTCCGCAATCAGTTCACTATTGATGAGCTGTCAAGGCAGTTTGGGTTAGCGGCGTCCGGCTAG
- a CDS encoding 8-oxoguanine DNA glycosylase OGG fold protein, translated as MPSVPPQLQRLFDEWDGEGRPAQRSFPWKGGGWKRWLPEHSNAIESLQNPLGRSGVTKLCSGVSDEHAAMHGFLAASIWGFGDAGYGPYRTRAILDNNPSFARDLLQFAKVAQTLGGLAAFEHAVNGRRATRNYFRGYGPAFATKFIYFTTKAAPDVETSPVMDKIVATWFRKHVPGSALRLDWHSAESYKHYLTCVKQWANELEITSDEVEQLIFTPGRT; from the coding sequence ATGCCGTCAGTCCCGCCGCAGCTTCAGCGCCTGTTCGACGAGTGGGACGGAGAAGGCAGGCCTGCCCAACGGTCGTTCCCTTGGAAAGGTGGCGGCTGGAAACGATGGTTGCCGGAACACTCAAATGCCATCGAATCGCTCCAGAATCCCCTGGGGCGATCAGGTGTCACGAAACTCTGTTCAGGCGTATCAGATGAACACGCCGCCATGCACGGCTTCCTGGCAGCGTCCATATGGGGCTTTGGCGATGCCGGATACGGGCCCTACCGAACACGAGCCATCTTGGACAACAACCCGAGTTTCGCCCGCGATCTCCTGCAATTCGCGAAGGTCGCGCAAACGCTGGGTGGGCTCGCAGCCTTCGAACATGCAGTGAACGGCCGCAGGGCGACGCGCAATTACTTCAGGGGGTATGGCCCGGCCTTCGCCACGAAGTTCATCTACTTCACAACCAAAGCTGCACCCGACGTGGAAACATCCCCCGTCATGGACAAGATTGTCGCCACGTGGTTCAGGAAGCACGTCCCCGGATCAGCTCTTCGCCTCGATTGGCACAGCGCGGAAAGCTACAAGCACTACCTCACATGCGTCAAACAGTGGGCGAATGAACTCGAGATAACTTCCGACGAAGTCGAGCAATTGATCTTCACACCGGGCAGAACCTGA